Sequence from the Saccharopolyspora pogona genome:
CGAGGTCCGCGTGCGCGGGCGTCGCGATGTTCACGACGAACCGCTCAGCCGCCTGGAAGACGGGGAAACAGTTGGCTCGCCGGTCCAGGCACACCAGGATCAGTGGCGGGTCGAGCGACAGCGACGCGAACGAGCTCGCGGTGAACCCGTGCAGCGTGTCGGACTCACTTCGCGTCGTCACGATCGTCACGCCTGAAGGAAAGCGGCCCAGCACGGAACGGAAGGTGGCCGGGTCCAGCTCGTGCATTCGATCAGTCATTCCACGCCTCGCGAGCGGCTCGAGCGGCCGGGTCGGTGAATATCGTGCGCGCGTCAGCGGCCGTGACGCGCAACTGTTCCTCGGCGGGCAATCCGGCGATGTCCGCGCACAACGCCCGTTTGAGCGCCGCGAACACGGCCGGCGGTTTCGCCGCTGCCGTGCGCGCGTACGCCACAGCCGCCGCGAGCAGGTCGCCCTGCTCGTCCACGTGGTCGACGAGACCCATGGTCTGCGCCTCGAACGCGTCGACAGGCTCGCCGCCCAGCAGGAGGCGCCGGGCCGCGCGATCGCCCAGGACGGCGCGCACCCGCGCGATTCCCTTCACCGCGGGCAGCATCCCGTGATTCACCTCGGGGAAGACGAACCGCGCCACGGCCGAGGCGTACACGACATCGGCGAACAGCGCCATTTCGATGCCGCCACCGACGCACCAGCCGTTGACCGCGCACACCAACGGCCGAGGAAAGTCTTCCAGCGCGCGCAACAGCGCGTGGAACGCCGTCATCCGCTCGACCATCGACTCGGCTTGGTAGCCGTTGGCCTCCTTGAGATCGCCGCCTGCGCAGAAGAAGCGCTCACCGGCTCCCGTGAGGACCACCGCGGGGGCGTCGGGCCGCCCGGCGAGAGTGTCCAGTGTGGTCGTCAGCTCGCTGACGAGCGCGTTGCTCAGCGCGTTGGCCGGCGGGTGGTTCAGCGTCAGGACGATCACGCCATCCACCTCGGCCGACATGTGCACGGCGCCGAGCGCTGTGTGGTGTGAGGCTGCGGTCATGCTCGTCCCCGGTCAGTTCGCCGGGGCGCCGGCGGTGCGGGCGGAGGGAA
This genomic interval carries:
- a CDS encoding flavin reductase family protein — its product is MTDRMHELDPATFRSVLGRFPSGVTIVTTRSESDTLHGFTASSFASLSLDPPLILVCLDRRANCFPVFQAAERFVVNIATPAHADLAIRFATKGENKFAEGNFEFDEEGHPLLPDAAAVIRCELEQVVPGGDHVILIGRVHDARAGSDEPVTWYRGDFLHLGESAA
- a CDS encoding enoyl-CoA hydratase/isomerase family protein, encoding MTAASHHTALGAVHMSAEVDGVIVLTLNHPPANALSNALVSELTTTLDTLAGRPDAPAVVLTGAGERFFCAGGDLKEANGYQAESMVERMTAFHALLRALEDFPRPLVCAVNGWCVGGGIEMALFADVVYASAVARFVFPEVNHGMLPAVKGIARVRAVLGDRAARRLLLGGEPVDAFEAQTMGLVDHVDEQGDLLAAAVAYARTAAAKPPAVFAALKRALCADIAGLPAEEQLRVTAADARTIFTDPAARAAREAWND